Part of the Haloarcula laminariae genome is shown below.
ACCTCGCGAAGCACTTCGACGACCTGCTGCGGTGGTCCGAGGGTGCGCTGTACGACTACGTCGCCCGCTACCTGCGGAAGTTCGACGCGTGGAACGTCAAGACGGTCATCCGCGGGCTGTACGCCGGCGCCGAGTCGGCCGACGTCGAGGACGACCTCATCCGCGCCGGTGAGTTCAGCGAAACACGCATCGACCAGCTGCTCGCCGCGAGCTCCATCGAGGAGGTCGTCGAGTCGCTGGACGACACTATCTTCGGGGACTCGCTGGCGGAAGCCTACGAGGTCTACGAGGCACAGGACGTCCTCGTGCCCTTGGAGAACGCTGTCGACCGCGCCTTCTACGAGACGCTGCTCGATGGCCTCCCCAGCAACCCGGAACGGGACAGCCCGACGGGGCTGTACATCCAGTTCCTGCGGACCGAAGTGGACTTCCGGAACCTCCGGAACGCCCTTCGGCTGGCCCGCAGCGGGGCCGACACGGACCCCGCGGAGTACTACATCGACGGCGGGAAGCTGTTCGACGAGCAGTCGCTCGCACAGCTCGCCACGAACGTCGACGGACTCGTCACCGCGGTGCGCGAGAGCACGTACGGTAGCGACCTCGACTCGGCGCTTTCGGACCTGGAAGACGCCGGAAGCTTGGTCGAGTTCGAGCGCGCGCTGGACGCGGCGCTGCTGGAGTACGCCGACACGCTGTCGAACCGCTACCCGCTGTCGGTGTGTCCGGTGCTGTCGTACGTCCTCGCCAAGGAGCGCGAGGTCGACAACATCCGGGCCATCGCCCGCGGCCGCGAGGCGGGGCTCGCCCCCGAGGAGATCGAACAGGAGCTGGTGATACTATGAGCCAGGAGATAGCAGTGGTCGGGAGCCCGGAGTTCACGACGGGCTTTCGGCTGGCGGGGGTCCGCAAGTTCGCTGACGTCCCCGCCGAGGAGAAAGACGAGCAGCTCGACGACGCCGTCTCGGAGATGCTCTCCGACGACGACGTCGGCATCGTCGTGATGCACGACGACGACATGGACCACCTCTCGCGTGGCGTTCGCAAGGACGCCGAGACGAGCGTCGAACCCGTGCTGGTGACGCTGGGTGGCGAGGGCGCCGGCAGCGGCGGGCTGCGTGAACAGATCAAACGAGCCATCGGAATCGACCTGATGGACGAGGAGTAAACTATGAGTCAAGCAACAGAATCCGACGTCCGTGAGGACGGCACAATCGAAAGCGTCTCGGGACCGGTCGTAACGGCTCGGGACCTCGACGCCCGGATGAACGACGTCGTCTACGTCGGTTCGGAAGGGCTGATGGGCGAGGTCATCGAAATCGAAGGCAACATCACCACCATTCAGGTGTACGAGGAGACCTCCGGGGTCTCCCCGGGCGAACCGGTCGAGGGGACCGGCGCCCCCCTGTCGGTGGACCTCGGGCCGGGCATGCTCGACGCCATCTACGACGGCGTCCAGCGCCCGCTCGACGTCCTCGAGGAGAAGATGGGCTCGGCGTATCTCGACCGCGGTGTCGACGCGCCGGGTATCGACTTGGAGAAGACCTGGGAGTTCCAGCCCGAGGTCGAGGAAGGCGATTCGGTCGAGCCCGGCGACATCGTCGGTATCGTCCCCGAGACGCCCAGTATCGACCACAAGGTGATGGTCCCGCCCGACTCCGAGGGCGGCGAGGTCACGGCCATCGAGTCGGGTAACTTCACCGTCGAGGAGACGGTCGTCGAACTCGACTCCGGCGAGGAGATCCAGATGCGACAGGAGTGGCCGGTGCGCGAGCAGCGCCCCTCCGTCGACAAGGAGACCCCGACCGAACCCCTCATCTCGGGCCAGCGCGTGCTGGACGGCCTCTTCCCCATCGCGAAGGGCGGGACCGCGGCGATTCCCGGCCCCTTCGGCTCGGGGAAGACCGTCACCCAGCACCAGCTCGCCAAGTGGGCCGACGCGGACATCGTCGTCTACGTCGGCTGTGGCGAGCGCGGCAACGAGATGACGGAGGTCATCGAGGACTTCCCGGAACTGGAAGACCCCATCACGGGCAACGCCCTGATGGACCGGACCTGCCTCATCGCGAACACGTCGAACATGCCCGTCGCGGCGCGTGAGTCCTGTGTCTACACGGGTATCACCATCGCGGAGTACTTCCGCGACATGGGCTATGACGTGGCGCTGATGGCCGACTCCACCTCCCGGTGGGCCGAGGCCATGCGCGAAATCAGTTCGCGGCTGGAGGAGATGCCCGGCGAGGAGGGGTACCCCGCGTACCTCTCCGCTCGCCTTTCCGCCTTCTACGAGCGGGCCGGCTACTTCACG
Proteins encoded:
- a CDS encoding V-type ATP synthase subunit F, which produces MSQEIAVVGSPEFTTGFRLAGVRKFADVPAEEKDEQLDDAVSEMLSDDDVGIVVMHDDDMDHLSRGVRKDAETSVEPVLVTLGGEGAGSGGLREQIKRAIGIDLMDEE
- a CDS encoding ATP synthase subunit A, with translation MSQATESDVREDGTIESVSGPVVTARDLDARMNDVVYVGSEGLMGEVIEIEGNITTIQVYEETSGVSPGEPVEGTGAPLSVDLGPGMLDAIYDGVQRPLDVLEEKMGSAYLDRGVDAPGIDLEKTWEFQPEVEEGDSVEPGDIVGIVPETPSIDHKVMVPPDSEGGEVTAIESGNFTVEETVVELDSGEEIQMRQEWPVREQRPSVDKETPTEPLISGQRVLDGLFPIAKGGTAAIPGPFGSGKTVTQHQLAKWADADIVVYVGCGERGNEMTEVIEDFPELEDPITGNALMDRTCLIANTSNMPVAARESCVYTGITIAEYFRDMGYDVALMADSTSRWAEAMREISSRLEEMPGEEGYPAYLSARLSAFYERAGYFTNINGTEGSVSVIGAVSPPGGDFSEPVTQNTLRIVKTFWALDADLAERRHFPSINWNESYSLYREQLDPWFVDNVREDWPDTRQWAIDTLDEEAELQEIVQLVGKDALPEDQQLTLEIARYLREAWLQQNAFHPTDTYCEPEKTYRIMDAIKTYNDEAFEALDAGVPVEELTDIESAPRLNRIGVQEDYNEYIDELEDDIASELRELY
- a CDS encoding V-type ATP synthase subunit C; the encoded protein is MSLYGTASGGRSSNYEYVIARVRSRRGSLFDDDDYRKLVRMGTSEIARFMEETEYETEMNALGARYSGSDLVEYALNRNLAKHFDDLLRWSEGALYDYVARYLRKFDAWNVKTVIRGLYAGAESADVEDDLIRAGEFSETRIDQLLAASSIEEVVESLDDTIFGDSLAEAYEVYEAQDVLVPLENAVDRAFYETLLDGLPSNPERDSPTGLYIQFLRTEVDFRNLRNALRLARSGADTDPAEYYIDGGKLFDEQSLAQLATNVDGLVTAVRESTYGSDLDSALSDLEDAGSLVEFERALDAALLEYADTLSNRYPLSVCPVLSYVLAKEREVDNIRAIARGREAGLAPEEIEQELVIL